A single region of the Plasmodium malariae genome assembly, chromosome: 7 genome encodes:
- the PmUG01_07028300 gene encoding conserved Plasmodium protein, unknown function, with protein MFLLNNTNEESPKEILLNELKYKVRVLAGIVFVIRSVPMVISLFSKRAD; from the coding sequence AtgtttttgttaaataaCACGAATGAGGAATCCCCCAAAGAAATATTGCTAAACGAGTTGAAGTATAAAGTTAGGGTTTTAGCAGGCATTGTATTTGTCATTAGGTCAGTTCCAATGGTCATTAGTTTATTTAGCAAGAGAGCAGATTGA